From the genome of Pelomonas sp. SE-A7, one region includes:
- a CDS encoding transporter substrate-binding domain-containing protein — MTFARLLWILLIGCLAAIEARAAPMPELTPAERAWIAAHPVVTLALDENNAPLNFRRVDAAGESYAGASVEYAELAARKLGLKLRWVGSNWDQALKRAMAHEVDGVISARERPERRAKLNFTRPYLELPIAMVVRPEDSSRVRTLSDFGGRRVAVVRNTVRIPVVRSRCPDCTVVEVDNPREGVDKVAAKLADGYFDDLPVSQRALAEAGNKLVVGLLYYYSEAATIRIALRNDQPEWLALFDKALGSLTPEEHELIRSRWLTAAEGARVQRELNLAEPQRAWLNQHPVLRVGIDRSRAPLEWIGDDGKPHGIAIDMLSRVEEMLGVRFEIVVADSVADLLQRMRRKDIDLMASTAVAPERESYLKVSQPYLSTPVVLYSTVASGHSGGLAGLEGRRLAVVGDSGVEAQLRHDWPGITLVQVAGLREAIELMRSGQVSAYVGSLLSGSHQLVELGATDIRVSAETDYSYSFGLGVRADWPELLPLVDQALAQIPRAERDSFRRRWTSVQYKHERDYRLIGALGIAVLVAMAFIFQLRRMVGSRTAELSAEVAARRAREAEIQALNADLEQRVAQRTAELRKALDDLQLAADQLVQGEKVASLGRLVAGIAHELNTPLGNALAVASALKERATAIATEYGTGALRRRTADEFFCLCVESADVIERNTRRAAGLIGDFKEIAVDQTSARRRKFQLRLTVQELVGAHAAAWRKLKHSTELAIDPEIEMDGYPGTLSQVLGNLIENARLHAFEEGRQGLLRIEAHREGDKVVLTVLDDGRGIPPEHLNKIFDPFFTTRMGSGGSGLGLYIVHTLVVGVLGGSITVSSRVGLGTEFRLRLPLVAPALSESTASAAQGAVAVPNAQEAGS; from the coding sequence GTGACCTTTGCACGCTTGCTCTGGATCCTGCTCATCGGCTGCCTGGCCGCTATCGAAGCGCGGGCAGCACCCATGCCCGAGCTCACGCCGGCCGAGCGCGCCTGGATCGCCGCGCATCCGGTCGTCACCTTGGCGCTGGACGAGAACAACGCCCCCTTGAACTTCCGCCGTGTCGATGCGGCCGGCGAGTCCTACGCCGGTGCGTCGGTCGAATATGCCGAGCTGGCCGCCCGCAAGCTGGGCCTCAAGCTGCGCTGGGTGGGCTCGAACTGGGACCAGGCACTCAAGCGTGCCATGGCCCATGAGGTCGATGGCGTGATCTCGGCGCGCGAGCGGCCCGAGCGGCGCGCGAAGCTGAACTTCACGCGGCCCTATCTGGAGCTGCCGATTGCCATGGTGGTGCGTCCCGAGGACTCGAGCCGGGTGCGCACACTGTCGGACTTCGGTGGCCGGCGCGTGGCCGTGGTGCGCAACACCGTGCGAATTCCGGTGGTTCGCTCGCGCTGTCCGGACTGCACCGTGGTCGAGGTGGACAACCCGCGCGAGGGCGTGGACAAGGTGGCGGCCAAGCTGGCCGACGGCTACTTCGACGACCTGCCGGTTTCGCAGCGCGCGCTGGCCGAGGCCGGCAACAAGCTGGTCGTGGGCCTGCTGTACTACTACTCCGAGGCCGCCACGATCCGCATCGCATTGCGCAACGACCAGCCCGAATGGCTGGCACTGTTCGACAAGGCCCTGGGTTCGCTGACGCCCGAGGAACATGAGCTGATCCGCTCACGCTGGCTGACGGCGGCCGAAGGCGCACGGGTTCAGCGCGAACTCAATCTGGCCGAACCGCAGCGTGCCTGGTTGAACCAGCATCCGGTGCTGCGCGTCGGCATCGACCGCTCGCGCGCCCCGCTGGAATGGATTGGCGACGACGGCAAGCCGCACGGCATTGCCATCGACATGCTGAGCCGGGTCGAGGAAATGCTGGGCGTGCGCTTCGAGATCGTGGTGGCCGACAGCGTGGCCGACCTTTTGCAGCGCATGCGGCGCAAGGACATCGACCTGATGGCCTCGACCGCGGTCGCGCCCGAGCGCGAGAGCTATCTGAAGGTCAGCCAGCCCTACCTGTCCACGCCGGTGGTGCTCTATTCCACCGTCGCCTCGGGCCACAGCGGCGGTCTGGCCGGCCTGGAGGGACGCCGCCTGGCCGTGGTCGGCGACAGCGGCGTCGAGGCGCAGCTGCGGCACGATTGGCCGGGCATCACCCTTGTGCAGGTTGCCGGCCTGCGCGAAGCGATCGAGCTGATGCGCAGCGGCCAGGTTTCGGCCTATGTGGGCTCACTGCTGAGCGGCAGCCACCAGCTGGTGGAGCTGGGCGCGACCGATATCCGGGTCTCGGCCGAGACCGACTACAGCTACAGCTTCGGCCTGGGCGTGCGCGCCGACTGGCCCGAGCTGCTGCCGCTGGTGGACCAGGCGCTGGCCCAGATTCCGCGCGCCGAGCGCGACTCCTTCCGCCGACGCTGGACCTCGGTGCAGTACAAGCACGAGCGCGACTACCGCCTGATTGGCGCACTGGGCATTGCCGTGCTGGTGGCCATGGCCTTCATCTTCCAGCTGCGGCGCATGGTCGGCTCGCGTACGGCCGAGCTGAGCGCCGAGGTGGCGGCGCGGCGCGCCCGTGAGGCCGAAATCCAGGCGCTCAACGCCGACCTGGAACAGCGCGTGGCGCAACGCACCGCCGAGTTGCGCAAGGCGCTGGACGACTTGCAGCTGGCGGCCGACCAGCTGGTGCAGGGCGAGAAGGTGGCCTCGCTGGGCCGCCTGGTCGCCGGCATCGCCCATGAGCTGAACACGCCGCTGGGCAACGCGCTGGCGGTTGCCAGTGCCCTGAAGGAGCGCGCGACTGCCATCGCCACCGAATACGGCACCGGGGCGCTGCGTCGCCGCACGGCCGACGAGTTCTTCTGCCTTTGCGTGGAGAGCGCCGACGTGATCGAGCGCAATACCCGGCGGGCCGCCGGCCTGATCGGCGACTTCAAGGAGATCGCGGTCGATCAGACGAGCGCGCGCCGGCGCAAGTTCCAGCTGCGATTGACGGTCCAGGAGCTGGTCGGTGCCCATGCGGCGGCCTGGCGCAAGCTCAAGCACAGCACCGAGCTGGCGATCGATCCGGAGATCGAGATGGACGGCTACCCGGGCACGCTGTCCCAGGTGCTGGGCAACCTGATCGAGAACGCGCGGCTGCATGCCTTCGAGGAAGGACGGCAGGGCCTGCTGCGCATCGAGGCCCATCGCGAGGGGGACAAGGTGGTGCTGACCGTGCTGGACGACGGCCGCGGCATTCCACCCGAGCACCTGAACAAGATCTTCGACCCGTTCTTCACCACGCGCATGGGCTCGGGCGGCTCGGGCCTGGGGCTCTACATCGTCCACACGCTGGTGGTCGGCGTGCTGGGCGGCAGCATCACGGTCAGCAGCCGGGTCGGGCTGGGCACGGAGTTCCGCCTGCGCCTGCCGCTGGTGGCGCCAGCGCTGAGCGAGTCCACGGCCTCGGCGGCGCAAGGGGCAGTGGCCGTGCCGAACGCACAAGAGGCAGGATCATGA
- a CDS encoding porin, producing the protein MKRALIAALTGLALQPAWGQFTVFGLLDLNVSSYRAGSRSGTGNMTVMNDGTLNGIPSRFGVRAEEDLGGGWRAMAVLEQGILADTGQLGQGGRAWGRQAFVSLSSTEAGELRLGRQYVLSDLLIARANPFVNGMLHNPNTAIVNRGRNLPLFVNPPRADNVAQWQSPAWQGLVLAAQLAPGEATADRFHGLRLMQNLAKGYWGLSYELSSPRSGNAANKSWTLAGQHEALPGLKLMAALQRNRELTTTAGNGVAGALSNLLVDGPVAFTATGLDGITVGLEQNLTGPWILGLNHTQVRYLGASGQRASYGKLAVSLVYRFSPRTLSYLGLGHSTGDLRSYVAQQQILQAGLRTAF; encoded by the coding sequence ATGAAGCGAGCTCTCATCGCCGCCTTGACTGGCTTGGCCCTGCAGCCGGCCTGGGGCCAGTTCACGGTGTTCGGCCTGCTGGACCTGAACGTCTCGTCCTACCGCGCCGGCAGCCGTTCGGGCACCGGCAACATGACGGTCATGAATGACGGCACGCTGAACGGCATTCCCTCGCGTTTCGGCGTGCGGGCCGAGGAAGACCTGGGCGGCGGCTGGCGGGCCATGGCCGTGCTGGAGCAGGGCATCCTGGCCGATACCGGCCAGCTGGGCCAGGGCGGACGGGCCTGGGGCCGCCAGGCCTTTGTCTCGCTGAGCAGCACCGAGGCCGGCGAGCTGCGGCTGGGCCGGCAGTATGTGCTGAGCGACCTGCTGATCGCGCGGGCCAATCCCTTCGTCAACGGCATGCTGCACAACCCGAACACGGCCATCGTCAACCGCGGCCGCAACCTGCCGCTGTTCGTCAACCCGCCACGCGCCGACAACGTGGCGCAGTGGCAGAGCCCGGCCTGGCAGGGCCTGGTCCTGGCCGCCCAGCTGGCACCCGGCGAGGCCACGGCCGACCGCTTCCATGGCTTGCGCCTGATGCAGAACCTGGCCAAGGGCTACTGGGGCCTCAGCTATGAATTGAGCAGCCCGCGCAGCGGCAATGCCGCCAACAAGAGCTGGACCCTGGCCGGCCAGCACGAGGCACTGCCCGGCCTCAAGCTGATGGCGGCCCTGCAGCGCAACCGCGAGCTGACGACCACGGCCGGCAACGGCGTGGCCGGCGCGCTGAGCAACCTGCTGGTCGACGGGCCGGTGGCCTTCACCGCCACCGGGCTGGATGGCATCACCGTCGGTCTGGAGCAGAACCTGACCGGGCCCTGGATCCTGGGCCTCAACCACACCCAGGTCCGCTACCTTGGCGCCAGCGGCCAGCGCGCCAGCTACGGCAAGCTGGCCGTGTCCCTGGTCTATCGCTTCTCGCCGCGCACCCTGAGCTACCTGGGCCTGGGCCACAGCACCGGTGACCTGCGCTCCTACGTGGCCCAGCAGCAGATCCTGCAGGCCGGCCTGCGCACCGCTTTCTAG
- a CDS encoding anaerobic sulfatase maturase, protein MSQALPGLHLMAKPVGAHCNLDCGYCFYLEKEGYYPPRQSHRMSDEVLQAYVSRYIASQRGPEVEFTWQGGEPLLMGLEFFERAVALQKQLAGGKRISNTLQTNGVLLDAAWCEFLAREKFLVGLSVDGPQPLHDAARPDKQGRGTFDAVMKGLRLLQQQGVEFNVLVTVSSANQGHGREIYRFLKTEGVRFIQFNPVVERQPRPADEAVVQLHFAKPPRLSVPGSFEADAAVTPHSVSAEAYGDFLVEVFDDWIAADVGVIHVMNFEWALAAWCQLPATTCIFSERCGRAAIVEHDGSVYSCDHFMYPEYRLGNLRTDDPAALLASPQQQAFGNAKADTLPRQCRECEFRFACQGECPKNRFIRTADGEAGLNYLCAGYLKYFRHITPAMNRMGALLAQGRDAAEVMQRQG, encoded by the coding sequence ATGTCCCAAGCACTGCCCGGCCTGCACCTGATGGCCAAGCCCGTAGGCGCCCATTGCAACCTCGACTGCGGCTACTGCTTCTACCTGGAGAAGGAGGGCTACTACCCGCCGCGCCAGAGCCACCGCATGAGCGACGAGGTGCTGCAGGCCTATGTCAGCCGCTACATCGCCAGCCAGCGCGGACCCGAGGTCGAGTTCACCTGGCAGGGCGGCGAGCCGCTGCTGATGGGACTGGAGTTCTTCGAGCGCGCCGTGGCCTTGCAGAAGCAGCTGGCCGGCGGCAAGCGCATCAGCAACACCTTGCAGACCAATGGCGTGCTGCTGGATGCCGCCTGGTGCGAGTTCCTGGCGCGCGAGAAATTCCTGGTCGGCCTCAGCGTCGATGGGCCGCAGCCGCTGCACGATGCGGCGCGGCCCGACAAGCAGGGCCGCGGCACTTTTGATGCCGTGATGAAGGGCCTGCGCCTGCTGCAGCAGCAGGGCGTCGAGTTCAACGTGCTGGTCACCGTGTCTTCGGCCAACCAGGGCCATGGACGCGAGATCTACCGCTTCCTGAAGACCGAGGGCGTGCGCTTCATCCAGTTCAATCCGGTGGTCGAGCGCCAGCCGCGGCCGGCCGACGAGGCGGTGGTGCAACTGCACTTCGCCAAGCCGCCGCGGCTCTCGGTGCCGGGCTCGTTTGAAGCCGATGCGGCCGTGACGCCGCACAGCGTCTCGGCCGAGGCCTATGGCGACTTCCTGGTCGAGGTCTTCGACGACTGGATCGCCGCCGACGTCGGCGTGATCCATGTGATGAACTTCGAATGGGCCCTGGCCGCCTGGTGCCAGCTGCCGGCCACGACCTGCATCTTCAGCGAGCGCTGCGGCCGCGCCGCCATCGTCGAGCATGACGGCAGCGTCTACAGCTGCGACCACTTCATGTATCCCGAGTACCGGCTCGGCAATCTGCGCACGGACGATCCCGCGGCCCTGCTGGCCTCGCCGCAGCAGCAGGCCTTCGGCAATGCCAAGGCCGACACGCTGCCGCGCCAGTGCCGCGAATGCGAGTTCCGCTTCGCCTGCCAGGGCGAATGTCCCAAGAACCGCTTCATCCGCACGGCCGATGGCGAGGCCGGCCTCAACTACCTCTGCGCCGGCTATCTGAAGTACTTCCGCCACATCACGCCGGCGATGAACCGCATGGGGGCCTTGCTGGCCCAGGGCCGCGATGCGGCCGAAGTCATGCAGCGCCAGGGTTGA
- a CDS encoding methyl-accepting chemotaxis protein produces MMTKLLTRLQALSSLRLSGRLTAGFGLVLLLLLLTMAAGLLGMHRMSEQTRQIVEVAGKRSDATQAMMNAANDTAVALYGFLLVTDEVDAKTQTEQFESALKQYETAAKSLQGLMGEQPDEATTALLKQLDDAGSPARTMARNAVRMVSMGGNASSAFSSMDPRVAINEWRTALVKLLAHEAEVAAGSYAEAQASYAAARTALVLTSLLGLAVGAVATWLILRSVTGPLRQAIAEAQRIATGDLGAEIDASRKDETGELLAALASMQEQLRSLVGAIRSSTDSIAHASAEIAHGNLDLSQRTERTAAELQRAAGATAQLSQTVRGATQAAEAAGVLAHGAESVAQRGGAAVGEVVQTMGRIDASARQISDIIGVIDSIAFQTNILALNAAVEAARAGEQGRGFAVVASEVRALAQRSADAAKQIKSLINDSSERVAAGSRQVEQAGATMKDIVTSVLELGQKLQGVTRSSAAQNEGIGQLESMVGALDQMTQSNAALVEQGAAAAESLRQQAAQLAETVARFRLSSETE; encoded by the coding sequence ATGATGACCAAGCTCTTGACCCGGCTGCAGGCCCTGAGCTCGCTGCGACTGTCCGGCCGGCTCACGGCCGGCTTCGGCCTGGTGCTCCTGCTGCTGTTGCTGACCATGGCGGCCGGCCTGCTGGGCATGCACAGGATGAGCGAGCAGACGCGCCAGATCGTCGAGGTGGCCGGCAAGCGCAGCGATGCGACCCAGGCCATGATGAACGCCGCCAACGACACGGCCGTCGCCCTCTACGGCTTCCTGCTGGTGACCGATGAGGTCGATGCCAAGACCCAGACCGAGCAGTTCGAATCGGCCCTGAAGCAGTACGAGACCGCGGCCAAGTCGCTGCAGGGCTTGATGGGCGAACAGCCGGACGAGGCCACCACCGCGCTTCTGAAGCAGCTGGACGATGCGGGATCGCCGGCCCGCACCATGGCGCGCAATGCCGTACGCATGGTCAGCATGGGTGGCAATGCCAGCTCGGCATTCAGCTCCATGGACCCACGCGTGGCCATCAACGAATGGCGCACCGCCCTCGTCAAGCTGCTGGCCCACGAGGCCGAGGTCGCGGCCGGCAGCTATGCCGAAGCCCAGGCCAGCTATGCCGCCGCCCGCACGGCCCTGGTCCTGACCAGCCTGCTGGGCCTGGCCGTGGGTGCCGTGGCCACCTGGTTGATCCTGCGCAGCGTCACCGGGCCGCTGCGGCAGGCGATTGCCGAGGCCCAGCGCATCGCCACTGGCGACCTGGGTGCCGAGATCGACGCCAGCCGCAAGGACGAGACCGGCGAGCTGCTGGCGGCCCTGGCCAGCATGCAAGAGCAGCTGCGCAGCCTGGTCGGAGCGATCCGCAGCTCCACCGACAGCATCGCCCATGCCAGCGCAGAGATCGCCCACGGCAATCTGGACCTGAGCCAGCGCACCGAGCGCACCGCCGCCGAACTGCAGCGAGCCGCGGGCGCGACTGCCCAGCTCAGCCAGACGGTGCGCGGCGCCACCCAGGCGGCCGAGGCAGCCGGCGTGCTGGCCCATGGCGCCGAATCGGTGGCACAGCGCGGCGGAGCGGCGGTGGGCGAGGTGGTCCAGACCATGGGCCGCATTGACGCCAGTGCGCGCCAGATCAGCGACATCATCGGCGTGATCGACTCCATCGCCTTCCAGACCAACATCCTGGCGCTGAACGCCGCGGTCGAGGCGGCGCGGGCCGGCGAGCAGGGCCGCGGCTTCGCTGTCGTTGCTTCCGAAGTGCGGGCCCTGGCCCAGCGGTCGGCCGACGCGGCCAAGCAGATCAAGTCGCTGATCAACGACTCGTCCGAGCGCGTGGCGGCCGGTTCGCGTCAGGTCGAGCAGGCCGGTGCAACCATGAAGGACATCGTCACCAGCGTGCTGGAGCTGGGTCAGAAACTGCAGGGCGTGACGCGCAGCAGCGCGGCCCAGAACGAGGGAATCGGCCAGCTGGAATCCATGGTCGGCGCACTGGACCAGATGACGCAAAGCAATGCCGCGCTGGTGGAGCAGGGCGCCGCCGCCGCCGAAAGCCTGCGCCAGCAGGCCGCCCAGCTGGCGGAGACGGTGGCGAGGTTCAGGTTGAGCAGCGAGACCGAGTGA
- a CDS encoding M4 family metallopeptidase — translation MKKKLSKSWRLGLIVGAGLTAMQAAQAADRVILEDVVVATPTASARMAGGTSPLAAALGLAAGELQAQRSHTYASGRVVTRHQQFYQGVPVWGEGVVEHRDAGATSSRISGSLLSNVSQNISAARPGLSQAGALALAKGLARAALTENEQATLYVRLNDSGAAQLFYLVSFVSQGGSEPSRPHFMIDANSGAVLERWEGLTHKDATGPGGNAKTGKYEYGINYPAMQVTDDCQMKTANVITVNLNNGTSGSTPFKFTCSRNEYKLTNGAYSPLNDAHYFGNVIFNMYGAWLGLRPISQTLQMRVHYSSGYENAFWDGTAMHFGDGKNTFYPLVSLDVSAHEVSHGFTEQNSGLVYSGMSGGMNEAFSDMAGEAAEYYSRGRNDWLVGAEIFKANGALRYFDDPTRDGRSIGHASNYNSSLDVHLTSGVYNKAFYLLANKSGWNTRKAFEVMADANRLYWAANSTFNQGACGVEKAAANRGYTVTDVTAAFNSVGVSCGSTPPIVLSSGVAVTNISLSTNASRLYSITVPSGRTTLTFKLSGGSGDGDIYVKRGATPTTTSYDKKSDGSSNAETISFSAPTAGTYYLLLNAYSGVSGASLVATY, via the coding sequence ATGAAAAAGAAACTGTCCAAATCATGGCGTCTGGGTCTGATCGTCGGCGCCGGCCTGACGGCCATGCAGGCGGCCCAAGCGGCCGACCGGGTGATTCTGGAGGACGTGGTGGTGGCCACACCGACTGCAAGCGCGCGAATGGCCGGTGGCACTTCGCCCCTGGCCGCCGCGCTGGGACTCGCCGCCGGCGAGCTGCAGGCGCAGCGCAGCCACACCTATGCCAGCGGGCGGGTGGTCACGCGGCACCAGCAGTTCTACCAGGGCGTGCCCGTCTGGGGCGAGGGCGTGGTCGAGCATCGTGATGCCGGCGCCACCAGCTCGCGCATCAGCGGCAGCCTGCTCAGCAATGTCAGCCAGAACATCAGCGCGGCCCGGCCCGGCCTGAGTCAGGCTGGCGCACTGGCCCTGGCCAAGGGTCTGGCCCGCGCCGCCCTCACCGAGAACGAACAGGCCACGCTCTATGTGCGGCTGAACGACAGCGGCGCCGCCCAGCTGTTCTACCTGGTGTCCTTTGTCAGCCAGGGGGGCTCGGAGCCCAGCCGGCCGCACTTCATGATCGATGCCAACAGCGGCGCGGTGCTGGAGCGCTGGGAGGGCCTGACCCACAAGGACGCCACCGGCCCTGGCGGCAATGCCAAGACCGGCAAGTACGAATACGGCATCAACTACCCGGCGATGCAGGTGACCGACGACTGCCAGATGAAGACAGCCAACGTGATCACCGTCAACCTCAACAACGGCACCAGCGGCTCCACGCCGTTCAAGTTCACCTGCTCGCGCAACGAGTACAAGCTCACCAACGGCGCCTATTCGCCGCTGAACGATGCCCACTACTTCGGCAACGTGATCTTCAACATGTATGGCGCCTGGCTGGGCCTGAGGCCGATCAGCCAGACGCTGCAGATGCGGGTCCACTACAGCAGCGGCTACGAGAACGCGTTCTGGGACGGCACGGCCATGCATTTCGGCGACGGCAAGAACACCTTCTACCCGCTGGTGTCGCTGGATGTCTCGGCCCACGAGGTCAGCCACGGCTTCACCGAACAGAACTCGGGCCTGGTCTATTCCGGCATGTCGGGCGGCATGAACGAGGCCTTCTCCGACATGGCCGGCGAGGCGGCCGAGTACTACAGCCGTGGCCGCAACGACTGGCTGGTCGGCGCCGAGATCTTCAAGGCCAATGGCGCCCTGCGCTACTTCGACGATCCGACCCGCGACGGCCGCTCCATAGGCCATGCGTCCAACTACAACAGCAGCCTGGACGTGCACCTGACCAGCGGCGTCTACAACAAGGCCTTCTACCTGCTGGCCAACAAGAGCGGCTGGAACACGCGCAAGGCCTTCGAGGTGATGGCCGACGCCAACCGCCTGTACTGGGCAGCCAACAGCACTTTCAACCAGGGTGCCTGCGGCGTGGAGAAGGCAGCCGCCAACCGCGGCTACACCGTGACCGACGTGACGGCCGCCTTCAACAGCGTGGGCGTGAGCTGCGGCAGCACGCCGCCCATCGTGCTGAGCAGCGGCGTGGCGGTGACCAACATCTCGCTCAGCACCAACGCCAGCCGGCTCTACAGCATCACCGTGCCCTCGGGCCGCACGACGCTGACCTTCAAGCTCTCCGGCGGCAGCGGTGACGGCGACATCTACGTCAAGCGCGGCGCCACGCCCACGACCACGTCCTACGACAAGAAGTCAGACGGCAGCAGCAACGCCGAGACCATCAGCTTCTCGGCGCCGACCGCAGGCACCTACTACCTGCTGCTGAACGCCTACTCCGGCGTCAGCGGCGCCAGCCTGGTGGCGACCTACTGA
- a CDS encoding AraC family transcriptional regulator, which produces MSSSVRKVPVRYFALVCDALRQQGVDTVALLRMAGIEPERFEQRDSTLLPSEVEGFIASARRLSGRSDIGFEMGRLIKMNSHDLLGFGMISARNFDEVMRLVVRHYHLMTETFQLRYERSPGRGEAIYTPAIPMPLEVLRFYYEVLALAHQNQVQMMLGQVSFDIYLSMPEPPHLRRYDLLAPVRFHFVEHAVPGVRVVMDSELLDRPLPMADPRVLKEVDERCSALAQRPSNDDRSWGEYITMLLRESQGELLTLEDLARRLKVSVRTLDRYLKKEDLNFRDLSQQVRFEQACELLREPGATVAQVALRLGFSDAANFSRAFRRVLGCSPSEYQQRLT; this is translated from the coding sequence ATGAGCAGCTCAGTCCGCAAGGTTCCGGTCCGCTACTTCGCCCTGGTGTGTGACGCCCTGCGCCAGCAAGGGGTGGACACGGTGGCCCTGCTGCGCATGGCCGGCATCGAGCCCGAGCGTTTCGAGCAGCGTGACTCCACCCTGCTGCCCAGCGAGGTCGAAGGCTTCATCGCCAGCGCCCGGCGTCTTTCGGGCCGCAGCGACATCGGCTTCGAGATGGGGCGGCTGATCAAGATGAACTCGCATGACCTGCTGGGCTTCGGCATGATCAGCGCCCGCAATTTCGACGAAGTCATGCGCCTGGTGGTGCGCCACTACCACCTGATGACCGAGACCTTCCAGCTGCGCTACGAGCGCTCGCCCGGCCGCGGCGAGGCGATCTACACGCCGGCCATTCCCATGCCGCTGGAAGTGCTGCGCTTCTATTACGAGGTGCTGGCCCTGGCCCACCAGAACCAGGTGCAGATGATGCTGGGCCAGGTGTCCTTCGACATCTATCTGTCCATGCCCGAGCCGCCGCATCTGCGCCGCTACGACCTGCTGGCGCCGGTGCGCTTCCATTTCGTCGAGCATGCCGTTCCCGGTGTGCGGGTGGTGATGGACAGCGAGCTGCTGGACCGTCCCCTGCCCATGGCCGACCCGCGCGTGCTCAAGGAAGTGGACGAGCGCTGCAGCGCCCTGGCCCAGCGCCCCAGCAACGACGACCGCAGCTGGGGCGAGTACATCACCATGCTGCTGCGCGAATCGCAGGGCGAGCTGCTGACGCTGGAAGACCTGGCGCGCCGGCTCAAGGTCTCGGTGCGCACGCTGGACCGCTACCTGAAGAAGGAAGACCTCAACTTCCGCGACCTCTCCCAGCAGGTGCGCTTCGAGCAGGCCTGCGAACTGCTGCGCGAGCCCGGCGCCACCGTGGCCCAGGTGGCGCTGCGGCTGGGCTTCAGCGACGCGGCCAATTTCAGCCGCGCCTTTCGCCGCGTGCTGGGCTGCTCGCCCAGCGAATACCAGCAGCGCCTCACTTGA